From the Lolium rigidum isolate FL_2022 chromosome 2, APGP_CSIRO_Lrig_0.1, whole genome shotgun sequence genome, one window contains:
- the LOC124686367 gene encoding probable methyltransferase At1g27930, whose translation MKPPSRLIIAALVVATSLLVPSLLRSSLPLLPCLPAVTAPSGTGYQPSGLAALADAAVYYATTPTVPQQTHDEISLALAVLRRRAPVRLLVFGLGHDSPLWHALNPGGVTVFLEEDPEWHRAVCSASPFLRSHLVSYHTRLDQADLLFDTYRRFPSCVPGDGADAEPAVRGNDACPLALHDLPPEVYEHEWDVLMLDAPKGYFAAAPGRMAAIWTAAAMARARRGEGDTDVFLHDVDRKVEKMYAEEFLCDRFRVGGAGRLWHFSIPPVSRRDNRTTAGGGERPFC comes from the coding sequence ATGAAGCCCCCGAGCCGCCTCATCATCGCCGCGCTGGTCGTCGCCACGTCGCTGCTGGTCCCTAGCCTACTCAGATCGTCGCTGCCGCTGCTCCCGTGCCTGCCCGCCGTCACGGCCCCCTCAGGCACGGGGTACCAGCCCTCCGGCCTCGCCGCGCTCGCCGACGCCGCCGTGTACTATGCCACCACGCCAACGGTTCCGCAGCAGACGCACGACGAGATATCGCTGGCCCTCGCCGtgctccgccgccgcgcgcctgtGCGGCTGCTGGTGTTCGGGCTCGGCCACGACTCGCCGCTCTGGCACGCGCTCAACCCCGGCGGCGTCACCGTGTTCCTGGAGGAGGACCCGGAGTGGCACCGCGCCGTGTGCTCGGCGTCGCCGTTCCTGCGCTCCCACCTGGTCAGCTACCACACGCGGCTCGACCAGGCCGACCTCCTCTTCGACACCTACAGGCGGTTCCCCtcctgcgtccccggcgacggcgccGATGCCGAGCCCGCCGTCCGGGGAAACGACGCGTGCCCGCTGGCGCTGCACGACCTGCCGCCGGAGGTGTACGAGCACGAGTGGGACGTGCTCATGTTGGACGCCCCCAAGGGGTACTTCGCGGCGGCGCCGGGGAGGATGGCGGCGAtatggacggcggcggcgatggcgcgggCGAGGCGCGGCGAGGGCGACACCGACGTCTTCCTGCACGACGTGGACCGGAAGGTGGAGAAGATGTACGCCGAGGAGTTCCTCTGCGACCGGTTCCGGGTGGGAGGGGCCGGCCGTCTCTGGCATTTCAGCATCCCGCCGGTGTCGCGGCGGGACAACCGGACGACGGCCGGCGGTGGCGAGAGGCCGTTTTGCTGA